In Mycobacterium sp. ITM-2016-00317, the genomic window GCGCGGGCACCCGCGGCTGCGGATGCGCCACGCGCCGTTCCGCATCGGCTACCTGGAGCGCGACGCCTGGCTGCGCTGCATGCACACCGCGGTGGCCGAGATCGACTCCGACACCCTCGACGAGCCGCACCGCCGGGCATTGCTCGGCTACCTGGAGATGGCCGCCGAGTCGATGGTCAACTCGCCGTTCTGACCGCGCGGTGTCAGCGCAGCACCACCGCGGGGTCGCCCCTGCGGCGGTACACGCTGCCGAACCGGGCGTCGACGCGCAGCCAGGTCGCGGTCGTTCGCACCCGCACCACCTCGTCGGGGCTGACCGACTCCGGGGCGAACCGGTCGCCGGTCGGGGACTGCGGCAGGAAGCCCATCGCCGTCAGCGCGAACACACACCGCATCGGCACGCCGACGCTGCCCTGCGGCGAGGACACCGCGACCACCTCCTGATCGAGCAGCGACGGCGGCGGCCCGTGGGCGCCGGAGTGCTCCTTGACCAGGCTGCTCCCCCGCTGCGCCAGGTCCAGCACCACGCGGGCGGGCACGTCGTCGAGATGGACGAACCCGGCGTCGGGGGGCAACACGCCGCGCCACGCCGAATCCATCGAGAAGCCGGGATCGACGTACCCGTCGCCCGTGACGTCGCGCAGTCCGTGCACCAGCGCATCCGCGCCGGCACACAGGTCGGCCGGCGCGATCCGGCCGGTCACCACGCGGCTGGCGAGCACATCGAATCCCGTTGCCGCCCAGGCGACCACAGATTCCTCGTCGCGGCGCCGCAGCCGCACGACGCCGGCCTGGTCGAGCCGCAGCACCCGCTCCGCGAACGTCGCGAGATCCTGCTGCGCGGTCCGCGACCCCGGTTCCAGCCACAATCCGCGCTCGCTGACGGTCATCGCTGCCAGCGCTGCAGATACTCGCGCTGCGCCTGCGAAAGCCGTTCCAGCCGTTGCTCTTCGATGTGCACTGCGGCGAGCTGCGTGTCGGCGATCACCGCCGGGCGCGAGTCGGGGGGCGCACCGACCGAGCGCACCTCGTAACCCACCGTGAAGTCCACCGCACGCACCCGCTTGGCGAACATCGTCACCTGCAACGGTGAGTCGATCAGCCGCAGCTGCGCCTTGTAGGAGATGTTCACCTCGGCGATCAGCAGACCGATCGTGGTGATGTTGTCACCGAAAGGCTCACGCAGAAAAGGGATCCGGGCCTCTTCGAGGATGGTCACCATGGTGGCGTGGTTGATGTGCTGGTACATGTCGATGTCCGACCAGCGCACATGCACCGGCGCCGTGAAGCCTTGTTGACCCGTCACCCGTTCGATCCCGTTCCGCTCGTCCTAGTCATGCTTCGAATCTGGCGGGCCGCGACCGACAGCGTGGCCAGGTCGTGCTCACCGCTCTCGTACAGTTCGGTCAGCGTGCGCCGCGCCCGGTCGATGCGGGAGCTGTTGGTCATCTCCCATTCGGCGATCTTCTCCACGCCGTTCTCGTCGGGCTCGCCCACCGCCAGCACGTCGAAGCACAGCGCCCGCAGCGATCCGTAGATGTCGTCCCGAATCGCCAACCGCGCCAACGAATGCCACCGGTCGTTGCGTGACAGCCGGGACACCGCGGTGAGCAGCCCGTCGGTGCCCAGATGATCCATCAGCGCGAAGTAAGCGTCAGCCACCTCGGCCGGATCGCGGTCGACGATGTCGGCGACGTCTATCACGTCCAGCAGGCTGAACTGGTAGAGCCCCGAGGCCACCATGTAGGCGAGGTCCTCGGGCACGCCCTGGGCGCTGAACTCGCCGGCCTCCTTGGCGACGATCGCGCGGTCGTCGCCACGCAGCCAGTCCGGCATGCGCGGCGTCAACGCCGCCACCTTCTCGGCGAACCGGTTGATCTCGGCGCCGACCGCCAACGGCTGCGGCCGGTAGTTCAGCAGCCACCGGGCGGCCCGGTCGACGAGCCGGCGCAGCTCCAGCGTCATCCGATCGGTGACCGCCACCGGCACGCCGTTGACCCCGGCCTCCCGAATCTGGCGCCACACCCGGCCCACCCCGAAGATCGCGTCGACGGCGACGAAGCTGCGGATCGCGTCGACCGGGGCGACCCCGACGTCCTCGGTGACCCGGTAGGCATAGGAGATGCCCGCGGTGTCGACGACGTCGTTGACCAGCATCGTGGTGACGATCTCCCGGCGCAGCTGATGGGCCCGGATCTCGGGGACGAACTGTTCCCGCAGGGTGGCCGGGAAGTAGGACGGCAGCCGGGAGGCGAACACCTCCTGGTCGGGCAGGTCCCCGTCGAGCAGGTCGGCCTTGAGCTCCAGCTTCACGTGAGCCATCAACGTCGCCAGTTCCGGTGAGGTCAGACCCATTCCGGCGTCGATGCGCCGCCGGATCTCCTTGTCCGACGGCAACGCCTCCAGCTCACGGTTCAGCCCGCGCTCGGCGACCAGGTCCTTGATCATCCGGGCGTGCACGTTGAGCAGGCTGGCCGCGTTGGCGCGGCTGGTCCCCATCAGGTCGTTCTGGCTCTCGTTGTCGGCCAACACGAGCCGGCCGACCTCGTCGGTCATCGACAGCAGCAGATCGGTGCGGTCCTCGGCCGCAACCTTGCCCGCGGTGACCAGTGAGTCGATCAGGATCTTGATGTTGACCTCGTGGTCGGAGCAGTCCACACCGGCGGAGTTGTCCAGTGCGTCGGTGTTGATGCGCCCGCCGCAGAGGTCGAACTCGGTGCGGCCCAGCGACGTCACGCCCAGGTTGCCGCCCTCACCGATGACCTTGGCGCGCACCTGGTTACCGTTGACGCGTATCGCGTCGTTGGCGCGGTCGCCGACGTCGATGTCGGCCTCGCTCTCGGCCTTGATGTAGGTGCCGATCCCGCCGTTCCACAGCAGATCGGCGGGCGCCTTGAGGATCGCCTTCATCAGCGCCGGCGGCGTCAGTTCGGCGGTCTCGTCGTCGAGGCCGAGCGCGGCCCGCGCCTCCGGGCTGACCGCGATGGACTTCTGTTGCCGGCTGAAGACTCCACCGCCCGCACTGATCAGCGACTTGTCGTAGTCGTCCCAGCTCGAGCGCGGCAGCTCGAACAGCCGCTTGCGTTCCTGCCACGACGCAGCGGCGTCGGGGTTCGGATCGATGAAGATGTGCCGGTGGTCGAACGCGGCGATCAACCGAATGTGCTTGGACAGCAACATCCCGTTGCCGAACACGTCGCCGCTCATGTCGCCGACGCCGACCACGGTGAAGTCCTCGGACTGGGTGTCCACGCCCATCTCGCGGAAATGTCGCTTGACCGACTCCCAGGCGCCCCTGGCGGTGATCGCCATCGCCTTGTGGTCGTAGCCGACCGAGCCGCCTGAGGCGAACGCGTCCCCGAGCCAGAACCCGTAGGACTTCGCGACGTCGTTGGCGATGTCGGAGAACGTCGCGGTGCCCTTGTCGGCGGCGACCACCAGATAGGCGTCGTTGCCGTCGCGCCGGACCACGCCGGCGGGGGCGACGATGTCGCCGCTGATCTTGTCGACGTTGTCGGTGATGTCGAGCAGGCCGGCGATGAACAGCCGGTAGCAGGCCACGCCCTCGTCGCGGGTGGCGTCGCGGTCGGCCGCGGCGTCCCCGGTGGGCGACGGCGGGTGCTTGACGACGAAGCCGCCCTTGGCCCCGACCGGCACGATCACCGCGTTCTTGACCGCCTGGGCCTTGACCAACCCGAGGATCTCGGTGCGGAAGTCCTCCCGGCGGTCCGACCAGCGCAGCCCGCCCCTGGCGACGTAGCCGAAACGCAGGTGCACGCCCTCGACCCGGGGTGAGTACACGAAGATCTCGAACTTCGGCCGCGGCAACGGCAACTCGTCGATCAGTTCGGGATTGAGCTTGAGCGACAACACGTTGCGCGCACGCGCCGAATCAGCGTCGGTGACGAAGTAGTTGGTCCGCAGCGTCGCCTGGATCATCGACGCGAACGCACGCAGCACCCGGTCGGTGTCGAGGCTGACCAGCGCGTCGATGTCGGCGGCGACCGCCACGGCGGCGGCCTGCGCGTCGTGGTTGGCGCTTCCGGCCTTCTGCTCGTCGGGCCGGAACAGGGCCTCGAAGAGCAGGACGAGCGAGCGTGCGGTGCCCGCGTTGTCGTTGAGCACCGATTCGACGTGGGACTGGCTGTAGGAGAACCCGGCCTGCTTGAGATACCGGGCGTACGCCCGCAGCACCGACACCTGCTGCCAGGTCAGCCCGGCCCGCAGAACCAGTTCGTTGAACCGGTCGACCTCCGCCTGACCGTGCCAGATGGCGGTGACGGCGTCGGCGAACCTGCGCGCGGAGTCCTCCCCCTCCGGGCCCGACTGTGCCTGAGGGACGCCGCGGTGCGGCCTGACCTTGAACTGGTAGATCCACACCGGCAGGCCGTCGGGTCGGGTCACCGTGAACGGCCGCTCTTCGAGCACCACCACGCCCATCGACTGCAGCATCGGCAACAGCTGACTCAGCGACGCCGACCGGCCACCGAGGTACCAGTTCAGGTGCGACACCCCTGGCTCGGCGCTGTCGTCGCCGTCGGTC contains:
- a CDS encoding thioesterase family protein; amino-acid sequence: MTGQQGFTAPVHVRWSDIDMYQHINHATMVTILEEARIPFLREPFGDNITTIGLLIAEVNISYKAQLRLIDSPLQVTMFAKRVRAVDFTVGYEVRSVGAPPDSRPAVIADTQLAAVHIEEQRLERLSQAQREYLQRWQR
- a CDS encoding NAD-glutamate dehydrogenase, yielding MSLNTGPAKGPADPQVPTEVIDRLLPAYLATYRGPHAGAPGAEGAVTGPLRRPGTDTVDGPALVAAEYRLGAQRSPGATLVAVHGADAEGGFGPALQVVTDNASMLMDSITVLLHRTGVAYSAIMNPVFRVRRGAGGELLDIVPASEATFGDGIDETWVHVQLAGSVDRRALAEVERLLPRVLADARQVALDGTDMAAALRILAAELDGDSGRRFPSPDRKDVAALLRWLADGHFVLLGYQRCAVRDGEATVDLASRLGVLRLRQDVLPQLTDKDELLTLAQATIPSFLRYGAYPQIVVVREQPEAGADDTAAIEHRFVGLFTVAAMNANVLEIPLVSRRVNDALAMAHRDPSHPGELLLDIIQTIPRAELFALSARGVLDMAMAVVDLGSRRRTLLFMRVDPLAHFVSCLVYLPRDRYTTAVRLAMQDILVRELGGVSIDYAARVSESPWAVVHFTVRLPAGSHRQNVDVSESNQSRIQDLLTEAARTWGDRLLGAVAADGGVDQATAEHYAAAFPEVYKQAIEPTHALADIAIIEALQDNSVKLVLTDGDDSAEPGVSHLNWYLGGRSASLSQLLPMLQSMGVVVLEERPFTVTRPDGLPVWIYQFKVRPHRGVPQAQSGPEGEDSARRFADAVTAIWHGQAEVDRFNELVLRAGLTWQQVSVLRAYARYLKQAGFSYSQSHVESVLNDNAGTARSLVLLFEALFRPDEQKAGSANHDAQAAAVAVAADIDALVSLDTDRVLRAFASMIQATLRTNYFVTDADSARARNVLSLKLNPELIDELPLPRPKFEIFVYSPRVEGVHLRFGYVARGGLRWSDRREDFRTEILGLVKAQAVKNAVIVPVGAKGGFVVKHPPSPTGDAAADRDATRDEGVACYRLFIAGLLDITDNVDKISGDIVAPAGVVRRDGNDAYLVVAADKGTATFSDIANDVAKSYGFWLGDAFASGGSVGYDHKAMAITARGAWESVKRHFREMGVDTQSEDFTVVGVGDMSGDVFGNGMLLSKHIRLIAAFDHRHIFIDPNPDAAASWQERKRLFELPRSSWDDYDKSLISAGGGVFSRQQKSIAVSPEARAALGLDDETAELTPPALMKAILKAPADLLWNGGIGTYIKAESEADIDVGDRANDAIRVNGNQVRAKVIGEGGNLGVTSLGRTEFDLCGGRINTDALDNSAGVDCSDHEVNIKILIDSLVTAGKVAAEDRTDLLLSMTDEVGRLVLADNESQNDLMGTSRANAASLLNVHARMIKDLVAERGLNRELEALPSDKEIRRRIDAGMGLTSPELATLMAHVKLELKADLLDGDLPDQEVFASRLPSYFPATLREQFVPEIRAHQLRREIVTTMLVNDVVDTAGISYAYRVTEDVGVAPVDAIRSFVAVDAIFGVGRVWRQIREAGVNGVPVAVTDRMTLELRRLVDRAARWLLNYRPQPLAVGAEINRFAEKVAALTPRMPDWLRGDDRAIVAKEAGEFSAQGVPEDLAYMVASGLYQFSLLDVIDVADIVDRDPAEVADAYFALMDHLGTDGLLTAVSRLSRNDRWHSLARLAIRDDIYGSLRALCFDVLAVGEPDENGVEKIAEWEMTNSSRIDRARRTLTELYESGEHDLATLSVAARQIRSMTRTSGTGSNG